A region of Cheilinus undulatus linkage group 10, ASM1832078v1, whole genome shotgun sequence DNA encodes the following proteins:
- the zdhhc15b gene encoding palmitoyltransferase ZDHHC15B, protein MALSRGLRCCQRVFSWIPVLIITSVVLWSYYAYVFELCLFTITNTLEKVAYLLVFHVCFVMFSWTYWKSIFTPPATPCKKFQLSYSDKQRYEMEERPDAQKQILVEIAKKLPIVTRAQSGAIRFCDRCQVLKPDRCHHCSVCETCVLKMDHHCPWVNNCVGFSNYKFFLLFLSYSMLYCVFIAATVFQYFLKFWKGDLPNGPAKFHVLFLMFVALMFFVSLMFLFGYHCWLVAKNRSTLEAFSAPVFVSGPDKNGFNVGIHRNLQEVFGENRRLWFIPVFTSQGNGHYFPLKNQNSESQNLLLANEDMWEESDDYSEEVSLAEDRDISVQMEEDE, encoded by the exons ATGGCTCTCTCCAGAGGTTTGAGATGCTGTCAAAGGGTTTTCTCCTGGATACCTGTGCTTATAATAACCTCGGTGGTGTTGTGGTCGTACTACGCCTACGTCTTTGAGCTATGTCTTT TCACAATTaccaacacattagaaaaag TGGCCTATCTCCTGGTGTTTCATGTGTGCTTTGTGATGTTCTCCTGGACATACTGGAAGTCCATTTTCACCCCTCCTGCAACACCATGCAAAAAG TTTCAGCTTTCATACTCAGACAAGCAGAGATACGAGATGGAAGAGAGGCCAGATGCCCAGAAACAGATCCTGGTTGAGATTGCAAAGAAGCTGCCCATCGTTACTCGAGCTCAGTCTGGAG CTATCAGGTTCTGCGACCGCTGCCAGGTGCTGAAGCCTGACCGCTGTCACCACTGCTCGGTTTGTGAAAC CTGTGTCTTGAAGATGGACCATCACTGTCCCTG ggtGAACAACTGCGTGGGATTTTCCAACTACAAGTtcttcctgctcttcctctccTACTCCATGCTGTACTGTGTGTTTATAGCTGCAACAGTCTTTCAGTATTTCCTGAAATTCTGGAAG GGGGACTTGCCAAATGGGCCTGCAAAGTTCCATGTCCTCTTCCTCATGTTTGTGGCGCTCATGTTCTTTGTGAGTCTCATGTTCCTCTTTGGCTACCACTGTTGGTTAGTGGCCAAAAACCGATCCACTTTAG AGGCCTTCTCAGCTCCAGTTTTTGTCAGCGGACCagacaaaaatggttttaatgtTGGCATACACAGAAACCTGCAGGAGGTATTTGGAGAGAATCGGAGACTGTGGTTCATTCCCGTCTTCACAAG CCAAGGGAATGGTCACTACTTCCCCTTGAagaatcagaattctgagtctCAGAATCTCTTACTAGCTAATGAGGACATGTGGGAGGAGTCCGATGACTACTCTGAGGAAGTTAGTCTGG CTGAGGACCGAGACATCTCTGTACAGATGGAGGAGGACGAGTGA